In one window of Laspinema palackyanum D2c DNA:
- a CDS encoding c-type cytochrome, whose protein sequence is MAISLMGIQPAMAANSGEGAKLFTVHCAGCHANGGNIIRRGKTLKLKALAKNHRDTQEAIAQLITQGKNPMPAYNDRLSIPEIEAVAAYVLEQAEIGWQ, encoded by the coding sequence ATGGCAATCAGTCTGATGGGAATACAACCGGCAATGGCAGCCAATTCGGGGGAGGGGGCTAAACTTTTTACGGTTCACTGTGCCGGGTGTCATGCCAATGGAGGTAATATTATTCGCCGAGGAAAGACCCTGAAACTTAAAGCTTTAGCTAAAAATCATCGGGATACCCAAGAGGCGATCGCCCAGTTGATTACCCAGGGGAAAAACCCGATGCCTGCCTACAATGACCGCTTAAGTATTCCAGAAATTGAAGCGGTAGCCGCCTACGTTTTGGAACAGGCAGAAATCGGCTGGCAATAA